The Mangrovibacterium diazotrophicum genome has a segment encoding these proteins:
- a CDS encoding glycoside hydrolase family 3 N-terminal domain-containing protein, with the protein MTKDFISKTLLIAVFLVVSGAAMATSKKNNEPAATWAKSKVAQMTMEEKANLLCGSSEYNKLCDELKASGTTTEISRLGIRPMIVSDGPAGLRILTIRPNDVKTYYTTAFPVGTSLASTWDVDLVKEVGEAMGNEVKEYGVDILLGPGMNIQRSPLCGRNFEYYSEDPYVAGNIAAAMINGIQENGVGASLKHFIANNQETNRHSIDEIISERALREIYLRGFEIAVKKSNPWTVMSSYNKVDGYFTSDRKDLLTDILRYEWGFKGFVMSDWWGGTYDNYTKSNVVAQISAGNDLLMPGIDSQREDLMEAMKSGELKMAAVDLSCERILKIVYNSISQNNYAFSNNPDLKAHAELTRKAGAEGMVLLKNDSQALPLSKQNKLALFRVASYKPISGGLGSGDVYEAHIASLDEGLQEAGVALDKSLTDFYTAYLNYPYHDTVDYNYISEKQIAFDDNCLKELAANNDVAVITIGRISAEGLDRKIEDDYNLKDDEQKMIEDVSKHFHAAGKKVVVVLNIGGVIETESWKNKADAILLAWQPGQEVGHSVADVLTGKVNPSGKLTMTFPKKYEDSPAAEYYPGEPANDPQKSYYKEGIFVGYRGFEKEEIEPSYEFGFGMSYTDFSYSDLHLSSKIFTNGITVSVKITNTGKYAGQEVVELYMKAPESSIEKPKKELKGFAKTRLLQPGESQIVSLKLEVKDLASFHSKEEAWIADKGLYQVMLGASSKIIKLQDDFKVSKRIVVEKVHPSFQEATID; encoded by the coding sequence ATGACCAAAGATTTCATTTCAAAAACGCTGCTTATCGCGGTATTTTTAGTGGTAAGCGGAGCTGCGATGGCAACTTCAAAAAAAAACAACGAACCTGCAGCAACCTGGGCAAAGTCGAAAGTTGCACAAATGACCATGGAAGAAAAAGCGAATCTTCTTTGCGGATCATCGGAGTACAATAAACTGTGCGACGAGTTAAAGGCATCCGGTACGACTACCGAAATATCACGTTTGGGTATAAGACCGATGATTGTTTCGGATGGGCCTGCCGGTTTGCGCATCCTTACAATACGGCCAAACGATGTAAAAACATACTACACAACCGCCTTTCCGGTTGGTACGTCACTGGCTTCGACATGGGATGTTGACCTGGTAAAAGAAGTTGGCGAAGCCATGGGAAATGAAGTGAAAGAATATGGTGTAGATATTTTGCTGGGACCGGGAATGAATATCCAACGCTCTCCCTTGTGTGGCCGTAACTTCGAATATTACTCCGAAGATCCTTATGTGGCGGGGAATATTGCCGCTGCAATGATCAATGGAATTCAGGAAAACGGCGTGGGTGCATCCTTGAAGCATTTTATCGCCAATAACCAGGAAACAAACCGTCACTCAATTGACGAAATTATTTCAGAACGAGCCCTGCGCGAAATTTATTTACGAGGTTTTGAAATTGCAGTCAAAAAATCGAATCCCTGGACAGTGATGAGTTCTTACAACAAAGTTGACGGCTATTTCACCTCCGACCGCAAAGATTTGTTAACCGATATTCTTCGCTATGAATGGGGCTTTAAAGGATTTGTCATGTCTGACTGGTGGGGAGGAACCTACGACAACTACACCAAAAGTAATGTTGTTGCTCAAATTTCAGCCGGTAATGATCTGTTGATGCCCGGTATCGACTCGCAACGGGAAGATCTGATGGAAGCGATGAAAAGCGGGGAACTCAAAATGGCAGCGGTTGATTTGTCGTGCGAACGGATTTTAAAAATCGTCTATAACAGCATTAGTCAAAACAATTACGCTTTCTCGAATAATCCGGATTTGAAAGCACATGCCGAATTAACCCGGAAAGCCGGAGCTGAAGGCATGGTGCTGTTGAAAAATGATTCCCAGGCACTCCCGCTGTCAAAGCAGAATAAGCTTGCGCTGTTTCGCGTTGCATCCTACAAACCCATCAGCGGGGGACTTGGTAGCGGCGATGTGTATGAAGCGCACATTGCATCATTGGACGAAGGTTTGCAAGAAGCCGGCGTAGCACTTGATAAAAGTTTGACCGATTTTTACACGGCATATCTCAATTATCCTTACCATGATACGGTTGATTATAACTACATCAGCGAGAAACAAATCGCCTTTGATGATAATTGTTTAAAAGAACTGGCAGCGAATAACGATGTGGCAGTCATTACCATCGGGCGAATTTCGGCAGAGGGATTAGACCGCAAAATAGAGGACGATTACAATTTAAAAGATGATGAGCAAAAGATGATCGAAGATGTGTCAAAACATTTTCATGCTGCCGGCAAAAAAGTAGTCGTTGTATTAAATATTGGAGGGGTCATCGAAACCGAAAGCTGGAAAAACAAAGCCGATGCCATTCTTCTTGCATGGCAACCGGGCCAGGAAGTTGGACACTCTGTTGCCGATGTATTGACCGGAAAAGTTAATCCTTCGGGCAAGCTCACCATGACCTTTCCAAAAAAATACGAAGATAGTCCTGCCGCAGAATATTACCCGGGAGAACCGGCAAACGACCCTCAAAAATCGTATTACAAAGAAGGAATCTTTGTGGGATACCGGGGCTTTGAAAAAGAGGAAATTGAGCCCTCTTATGAATTTGGGTTTGGCATGTCGTACACCGATTTTAGCTATTCCGATTTACACTTAAGCAGCAAGATCTTTACCAACGGAATAACGGTATCGGTTAAGATAACAAACACGGGCAAATATGCCGGACAGGAAGTTGTTGAGCTATACATGAAAGCTCCGGAATCAAGCATCGAAAAACCCAAAAAAGAACTGAAGGGCTTTGCTAAAACCCGGTTATTACAACCTGGTGAAAGCCAAATTGTGTCGTTAAAATTAGAGGTTAAGGATTTGGCTTCATTCCATTCGAAAGAAGAAGCCTGGATTGCCGATAAGGGTTTGTACCAGGTCATGTTGGGAGCTTCGTCCAAAATTATAAAGTTGCAGGACGATTTTAAAGTATCCAAACGAATCGTTGTCGAAAAAGTCCATCCTTCATTTCAGGAAGCGACCATAGACTAA
- a CDS encoding Gfo/Idh/MocA family protein produces MKRRNFLATTGAAIAGSVIANPAFAINTSKSKKRLALIGTGYRGTMFWGKSIIARYKDLVEFVALCDINIGRLETAKKYLGINCSVFTDFDEMVATAKPDMIIITTVDSTHHEFIIKGLEYGLEVVTEKPLTTDEDSCQAILDAEKRTGNKVIVGFNYRYGPHPTKIKELLTLNTVGKITSVDFHWYLNTYHGASYFRRWNGEKDKSGTLLVHKSTHHFDLINWLLDSDPVEVFAYGSLEHYGRNNSFRGSNCRNCAYVSKCKFYWDINEDPVAVDLYAKNEKYDGYIRDNCLWREEIDIYDKMAVQIKYANNVQVSYSLTTYSPYEGWRMALNGTDGRIDSWKDIPWRTQEQINQGNLHDQEMKQGEKDLEDQYDEVMVMKNWEGYQQYKITKAGGGHGGGDERLLDKIFLDPNAADPFKHSAGSRDGAMSILIGIAARKSIEEKRPVRIDELTDIKPHPTRGV; encoded by the coding sequence ATGAAGAGAAGAAATTTTTTGGCAACAACAGGTGCCGCGATTGCGGGCAGTGTTATTGCGAACCCAGCGTTTGCAATTAATACCTCAAAATCAAAAAAAAGGTTGGCTTTAATTGGGACGGGTTACAGGGGAACCATGTTTTGGGGAAAGTCGATAATTGCAAGATATAAGGATTTGGTAGAGTTTGTGGCGTTGTGCGATATTAATATCGGCAGACTTGAAACTGCTAAAAAATACCTTGGCATTAACTGTTCTGTTTTTACCGATTTTGATGAAATGGTGGCGACTGCTAAACCGGATATGATTATTATTACGACGGTAGATTCAACTCATCATGAATTCATTATCAAAGGACTGGAATACGGGCTCGAAGTTGTTACTGAAAAACCACTGACAACTGATGAGGACAGCTGTCAAGCTATTCTTGATGCAGAGAAGAGAACCGGAAATAAAGTGATCGTAGGTTTTAATTACCGCTACGGACCTCATCCAACAAAAATCAAAGAGCTACTTACCTTAAATACTGTCGGCAAAATCACTTCAGTCGATTTTCATTGGTATCTGAACACGTACCACGGGGCATCGTATTTCCGCAGGTGGAACGGTGAAAAAGATAAAAGCGGCACCCTGCTTGTGCACAAATCAACCCATCACTTCGATTTGATTAATTGGTTGCTTGACTCAGACCCGGTTGAAGTTTTTGCATACGGTTCTCTGGAACATTATGGTCGGAACAATTCTTTCCGGGGCTCTAACTGCCGGAATTGCGCCTATGTAAGTAAGTGCAAATTTTACTGGGATATTAATGAAGACCCAGTGGCTGTAGACCTGTATGCTAAAAACGAAAAATACGATGGGTATATACGGGATAACTGTCTTTGGAGAGAAGAGATTGACATCTACGACAAGATGGCGGTTCAAATAAAATATGCCAATAATGTACAGGTAAGCTATTCGTTAACAACTTATTCGCCTTATGAAGGCTGGCGTATGGCCTTAAATGGAACAGACGGAAGAATAGACTCATGGAAAGATATTCCGTGGCGAACCCAGGAACAGATTAATCAGGGGAATTTACATGATCAGGAAATGAAGCAGGGTGAGAAGGATCTGGAAGATCAATACGATGAGGTGATGGTGATGAAAAATTGGGAAGGCTACCAGCAATATAAAATTACGAAAGCGGGTGGCGGACACGGCGGAGGAGATGAGCGATTACTCGACAAAATTTTTCTTGATCCGAATGCTGCTGACCCGTTCAAGCATTCTGCAGGTAGTCGTGATGGCGCAATGTCGATACTGATTGGAATTGCTGCGCGAAAGTCAATTGAAGAAAAGCGCCCTGTTCGGATTGACGAACTGACAGATATAAAACCGCATCCAACCAGGGGTGTGTAA
- a CDS encoding FecR family protein, translating into MANNTSKENLRRFREDLATEKEMQDVSSRFSEGENDSELRQQVYSDFEQYIDDSPIVNFNLNYLLDRIHHTIHKRENRKKRSTVQRIYTWYSASAAVILIPLLIAGFLWYLGQNRGTSERQESVLSSTLFAPMGARINFTLPDGSSGWLNSGSSLQYEIPFQDNRQVVVSGEAWFDVAHDASHPFEVTAGSSKVKVLGTKFNVNAYPGENYIEVVLEEGKVEFSSDASGTPVILKPDERLVYTDSSIQISQADATKYSGWKEGKLIFRGDPMIDVAERIGRWYDVEIEIVDKDLEQYAIRGIFQDDSLEEVLQYLSMTSPITYKVKNREILKDGTFDKKKVYLYLKK; encoded by the coding sequence ATGGCAAATAACACAAGTAAAGAAAACTTGAGGCGTTTTCGAGAAGATCTGGCAACAGAAAAAGAAATGCAGGATGTTTCGAGTAGGTTCTCAGAAGGCGAAAATGATTCGGAATTGAGGCAACAGGTGTATTCTGATTTCGAACAATACATTGACGATTCTCCTATTGTTAATTTTAATTTGAATTATTTACTCGACCGGATTCATCATACAATTCACAAAAGAGAAAATCGGAAAAAGCGGAGTACAGTGCAACGGATTTACACTTGGTATTCAGCGAGTGCTGCAGTTATCTTAATTCCATTGTTAATTGCAGGATTCTTATGGTATTTAGGCCAAAATCGAGGTACTTCAGAAAGGCAGGAAAGTGTTTTAAGTTCTACGTTATTCGCACCAATGGGTGCGAGAATTAATTTCACTCTTCCCGATGGTTCCAGTGGTTGGTTGAACAGTGGTTCGTCGCTTCAATACGAAATTCCCTTTCAGGATAACAGACAGGTGGTTGTCTCAGGGGAAGCTTGGTTTGACGTCGCACATGATGCATCTCATCCATTCGAGGTTACTGCCGGTTCTTCAAAAGTAAAAGTGTTAGGAACAAAATTTAACGTTAATGCTTACCCTGGTGAAAATTATATTGAGGTTGTATTAGAGGAAGGGAAAGTCGAATTCTCAAGCGATGCCTCAGGAACACCAGTTATTTTGAAACCTGATGAAAGGCTTGTTTATACAGATTCATCTATACAAATAAGTCAGGCAGATGCAACAAAATATTCAGGATGGAAAGAAGGTAAGCTTATTTTCAGAGGCGATCCTATGATTGACGTAGCAGAGCGAATAGGTAGATGGTATGATGTAGAAATAGAGATCGTTGATAAAGATTTGGAGCAATATGCCATTAGAGGAATATTTCAGGATGATTCTTTGGAAGAAGTGCTTCAGTATCTCAGTATGACTTCACCGATAACCTATAAAGTAAAAAATAGGGAGATTCTCAAGGATGGAACTTTCGATAAAAAGAAAGTCTATCTATATCTGAAAAAATAA
- a CDS encoding AraC family transcriptional regulator, whose amino-acid sequence MNIEKLTVAVAVERLQLEEQQTGLLKHDFHEFIYFEKGSGVYCYEQVNTTFSAGDLFLVNKGNVHSLRIEEPSVVYSVKFAEKTRLKLKEMSGSLKEIAGPPVKTKSPVNAKVSFSEEDRPLADRLFEFLLLLGEDHVKNESQILLQMITLVTLTERNLSFAPSLNDVPRNRELIRSILKHISRNLRDPEKLTLARIADEFKMSTNKLGAYFRQETGHTVKQFISSSRMTVIGDRVANSELSFSEIAFEYGFVDESHLNKMFKKHFGKTPTEYRREKNENTKTS is encoded by the coding sequence ATGAATATTGAAAAGCTTACTGTGGCTGTCGCTGTTGAAAGGCTCCAGTTGGAGGAACAGCAAACTGGTTTGTTGAAGCATGATTTCCACGAATTCATTTATTTCGAAAAGGGGAGTGGCGTGTATTGCTATGAGCAGGTCAATACCACGTTTTCGGCGGGCGATTTGTTTCTGGTGAATAAAGGAAACGTACACAGTCTTCGCATTGAAGAGCCTTCGGTGGTTTATTCGGTGAAGTTTGCCGAAAAGACGCGTCTAAAGTTGAAGGAAATGAGCGGCAGTTTGAAAGAGATTGCCGGTCCGCCTGTAAAAACCAAATCGCCGGTGAATGCCAAAGTGAGTTTCAGTGAGGAGGATAGACCATTGGCGGATCGCTTGTTTGAGTTTTTGCTGCTCTTGGGCGAAGACCACGTAAAAAACGAGAGTCAAATTTTATTGCAGATGATTACCCTGGTGACGCTTACCGAGCGCAATCTCAGCTTTGCTCCGTCTCTGAATGATGTTCCCCGAAACAGGGAACTTATTCGCTCAATCTTAAAACATATCAGTCGTAATTTACGGGATCCGGAAAAATTGACCTTGGCCCGTATCGCCGATGAATTTAAAATGAGCACCAATAAATTGGGAGCATATTTCCGCCAAGAGACCGGTCATACCGTGAAGCAGTTCATCAGTTCGAGTCGGATGACAGTGATTGGTGACCGGGTGGCAAACAGCGAGTTGTCATTCTCCGAAATCGCTTTTGAATACGGATTTGTGGATGAAAGCCATTTGAATAAAATGTTTAAAAAGCACTTTGGTAAAACACCCACCGAATATCGGCGGGAGAAGAATGAAAACACTAAAACTTCTTGA
- a CDS encoding RagB/SusD family nutrient uptake outer membrane protein, whose protein sequence is MKKIIIFFIGIMTFYGCNKSFLEEIPADFISTENYFRNQDDAVAAVDAVYSSFINGEEHRYYVIADLMGEAMTTRSQTTGSGNGLGDYDNSLLLYNSGNPGVQWKLYYAVINRANWVLKYVGEMDESKFDDSTLQDRVLGEAYFLRGLSYFTLVRFFGGVPLRVKAIETISDAESMARNTDAEVYDQVIADLTEAINLLPQGSSYSGDDIGRASKGAAKALLAKVYLQRGSLSGNNGITGERLIAQSTDFQQAADYCQAVIDDNEYELVACKDLWSFDKVENNSEIIYTIQHSAGVTYMDYLSYYLNLPNSDLVGGSYGSMQSSLDFYKSFSDNDIRKSVIFYTQYVLNGDTITYDMDDPANDGYYYDTPAIAKYYVNTVNNASDEIILRYADVLLMKAEALNEVNTGPTSEAYNAINQVRNRAGLANLQAGLTYTQFKDSVYIERQKEFVMEGQAWFDGQRYFSYFQEIQAKWSGYGDTGFHFGPYETVSLEDPRDRLLPITQSILDADELLIQNEGY, encoded by the coding sequence ATGAAAAAAATAATTATATTCTTTATAGGAATAATGACTTTTTACGGGTGTAATAAAAGTTTTCTGGAAGAAATTCCTGCGGATTTTATTAGCACGGAAAACTATTTTAGAAACCAGGACGATGCTGTTGCCGCAGTAGACGCTGTTTACAGTTCATTCATTAACGGAGAGGAACATCGTTACTATGTTATAGCGGATTTGATGGGAGAAGCCATGACGACCAGAAGTCAGACTACTGGTTCAGGTAACGGGCTTGGAGATTACGATAACAGCCTTCTTCTCTACAATTCAGGCAACCCTGGAGTGCAATGGAAGCTTTATTATGCTGTCATCAACAGAGCCAATTGGGTTCTGAAGTACGTGGGGGAAATGGACGAGAGCAAATTTGATGACTCTACTTTACAAGATCGCGTTTTGGGCGAAGCTTATTTCTTGAGAGGACTCAGCTATTTTACCCTTGTTCGTTTTTTTGGTGGAGTTCCATTGCGAGTTAAAGCTATCGAAACGATATCAGATGCAGAGAGTATGGCACGTAATACTGACGCAGAAGTATATGATCAGGTTATTGCTGATTTGACCGAAGCAATCAATCTTTTACCTCAAGGTTCTTCTTATTCCGGCGATGACATTGGGAGGGCTTCAAAAGGGGCTGCTAAGGCGCTACTTGCAAAAGTATATTTACAAAGAGGTAGCTTAAGCGGAAATAATGGAATAACAGGAGAAAGGCTGATTGCGCAGTCTACGGATTTTCAGCAAGCTGCAGATTACTGCCAGGCGGTGATAGACGACAATGAATATGAGCTTGTTGCGTGCAAGGACTTATGGAGCTTTGACAAGGTTGAAAATAACAGTGAGATTATATACACTATTCAACATTCTGCGGGCGTAACTTATATGGATTACCTCTCTTATTATCTTAACTTGCCCAATTCGGACCTGGTTGGCGGATCTTATGGCAGCATGCAATCTTCTCTTGATTTTTATAAATCGTTTAGTGATAACGATATTCGCAAAAGTGTTATTTTTTACACGCAATATGTTCTGAATGGGGATACCATCACTTATGATATGGACGATCCAGCCAATGATGGTTATTATTATGACACTCCTGCAATTGCCAAATACTATGTTAATACTGTCAATAATGCAAGCGATGAGATTATTCTTCGCTATGCGGATGTATTGCTTATGAAAGCAGAAGCTTTAAATGAAGTAAATACTGGACCTACTTCTGAAGCTTATAATGCAATCAATCAAGTGCGAAATAGAGCCGGATTGGCAAATTTGCAAGCAGGATTGACTTATACTCAGTTTAAGGACTCAGTATACATTGAAAGACAAAAGGAATTTGTTATGGAGGGGCAAGCTTGGTTCGATGGTCAACGGTATTTCTCGTATTTTCAAGAGATTCAGGCGAAATGGTCTGGCTATGGTGATACCGGGTTTCATTTTGGACCTTACGAGACTGTCAGCTTGGAAGATCCTAGAGATCGGCTATTGCCGATAACTCAAAGTATTTTGGATGCCGATGAGTTATTAATTCAAAACGAAGGCTATTGA
- a CDS encoding TonB-dependent receptor, whose product MKITFILMFAVILQTYASDVYSQKTYLTINATNSKITDVFDEIEQQSEFYFLYNEKLIDTDRLVTIEVKDQKIEDILDQLFAGREMKYTITDRKIIVAPSYLSENQQYGSVSGKVVEANGQPLPGVTVSIKGTGKGTVTDSEGKYFLANIPDNATLIFSFIGMRSQEVEVAGKTIVSVTMIEDAIELEETVAIGYGTLKKSDLTGSVASVRSNDIQTTKVLSPDQALSGRIAGVQVNQQSSSPGGGVSITIRGGNSVNGDNGPLYVIDGFPVTSNNETRSAGSSGYVSPNSLSSINPNDIESIEVLKDASATAIYGARGANGVILITTKKGKSGAQKLTFDAYYGVQEITNKLDVMNAEEFAIYANEAAQYNGVANYFSNPSALGKGTDWQDLIYTIAPIQNYQLGVSGGQGKSTYYVSGNYYNQDGIIKNSGYERYSLRTNVESELSDRIRIGVNLTASHSVNDQMVTEEGNGGATGVVRAALYYHPYIDVYNEDGTYTLMPENTEESLGSTYQVDNPVSLLNETTNKITGNRLLSNVYAQIDIFKGLTFRTSLGADVEEQLYEAYYSRETRTGMYLDGVATTSNKHYLSYLTENTLNYSRDINGGHHLNALVGFTRQKENVNSQYMYNSNFLDDELENNGIGNGTRDGGPTVSAAESQWQLSSWLGRLNYKYKDKYLVTMSLRADGSSRMGKNNRWGYFPSGALAWNVHNEEFLKSAEPIQYLKLRVSYGLTGNTNIGSYHSLAALSTNSYSFNDTKVTGYYLGSLPNGDLKWESTAQFDAGFDIGLFDGRLNLTADYYEKNTSDLLLEVTLPSSSGFSSALKNTGKVRNRGVELALGATILKAPFTWDTQINGSMNKNKVMDLGDSEPFFAGVDNVSTYVDEGHALGEFYGYKVDGIFKSQAEVDASVQSSAVPGDVRFVNVNEDEAIDSNDRTWIGNPYPDFIFGWNNTFSYKNFSLTAFVMGTVGNDVFNITDARRTSVSGPVDLNMSYERYKNRWSEDNPNGTQPRAGWTTGLTPIGLNIEDGSYVRLKTLQLGYNIPVKKMSVLKSAYVYVSGQNLLTITGYSGYNPDVNSVSSSNLVQGVDMGAYPLAKTYLFGVKVEF is encoded by the coding sequence ATGAAGATTACATTTATCTTGATGTTTGCTGTAATTCTTCAAACCTACGCCAGCGATGTGTATTCGCAAAAAACGTATCTCACCATCAATGCGACTAATTCAAAAATTACTGATGTATTTGATGAAATCGAGCAGCAGTCGGAATTCTATTTTCTGTATAACGAGAAATTGATAGATACAGATCGTCTTGTGACTATAGAAGTAAAAGATCAAAAAATTGAAGATATTCTTGATCAACTGTTTGCTGGGCGCGAGATGAAGTATACAATTACCGATCGTAAGATAATTGTTGCCCCTTCTTATTTGTCAGAGAATCAACAGTACGGCTCAGTGTCCGGAAAGGTGGTCGAAGCAAACGGGCAACCATTACCTGGGGTGACGGTATCGATAAAAGGCACTGGTAAAGGAACGGTTACAGATAGCGAAGGGAAATATTTCTTGGCAAATATCCCGGATAATGCGACACTTATTTTCTCTTTTATAGGAATGAGATCCCAGGAAGTTGAAGTTGCAGGTAAGACTATTGTTAGTGTTACGATGATTGAGGATGCTATTGAGCTAGAAGAGACTGTCGCAATTGGTTATGGTACACTGAAAAAAAGTGATTTAACTGGATCGGTTGCCTCTGTTCGATCGAATGACATTCAGACAACAAAGGTTTTATCTCCTGATCAGGCGTTATCTGGTCGTATTGCCGGGGTTCAGGTGAACCAACAGTCCTCATCTCCCGGTGGCGGTGTTTCTATTACAATCCGTGGGGGGAATTCCGTGAACGGAGACAATGGACCTTTATATGTAATCGATGGGTTTCCGGTTACAAGTAATAATGAAACCAGAAGTGCCGGTAGTTCAGGTTACGTGTCTCCCAACTCTTTGTCGTCTATAAATCCGAATGATATTGAATCTATTGAGGTATTAAAAGACGCATCGGCTACTGCCATTTATGGAGCAAGAGGAGCTAACGGAGTTATTTTAATTACAACGAAGAAAGGGAAATCCGGTGCACAAAAATTGACTTTTGACGCTTATTATGGAGTGCAGGAAATTACCAATAAACTTGACGTAATGAATGCCGAAGAATTTGCAATTTATGCAAATGAGGCAGCTCAATACAATGGAGTAGCGAATTATTTCTCAAATCCCTCAGCGCTGGGGAAAGGAACAGATTGGCAAGATTTAATATATACAATTGCACCTATCCAAAATTATCAGCTGGGTGTTTCTGGAGGTCAAGGCAAATCGACTTATTATGTTTCCGGGAACTATTACAATCAGGATGGGATCATAAAAAATTCAGGCTATGAACGTTACTCTCTGCGAACAAATGTAGAATCAGAACTTAGTGATCGCATAAGAATTGGGGTGAATTTGACTGCGAGTCATTCCGTTAATGATCAGATGGTGACTGAAGAAGGAAACGGTGGTGCTACCGGCGTTGTAAGAGCAGCTTTGTATTATCATCCTTATATTGATGTCTATAATGAAGATGGTACTTACACGTTAATGCCTGAGAATACCGAAGAATCCTTAGGCTCAACCTATCAAGTGGATAACCCGGTTTCTCTGCTTAATGAGACAACAAATAAGATTACCGGTAATCGGTTGTTAAGTAATGTATACGCACAAATTGACATCTTTAAGGGATTGACTTTTAGAACGAGTTTAGGTGCTGATGTCGAGGAACAACTGTACGAAGCATATTATAGTAGGGAAACCAGAACCGGTATGTATCTTGACGGGGTGGCCACGACTAGTAATAAACACTATCTTTCATACCTCACCGAGAACACACTTAATTATTCAAGAGATATTAACGGAGGGCATCACTTGAATGCTCTGGTCGGATTTACGCGACAAAAAGAGAATGTGAATTCTCAGTATATGTATAATTCGAATTTCCTGGATGACGAATTGGAAAATAATGGTATCGGTAATGGTACTCGTGACGGAGGTCCAACTGTTAGTGCAGCAGAGTCTCAATGGCAGTTATCATCTTGGTTAGGCAGGTTGAATTATAAGTATAAAGATAAATACCTTGTAACCATGAGCCTCAGGGCCGATGGTTCATCCCGAATGGGTAAAAATAATCGATGGGGGTATTTCCCCTCCGGAGCGCTGGCTTGGAACGTCCATAATGAGGAATTCTTAAAAAGTGCCGAACCTATTCAATATTTAAAATTACGAGTAAGTTACGGACTAACGGGCAACACTAATATTGGTTCTTACCATTCCCTGGCAGCCCTATCTACAAATTCTTATTCGTTCAATGATACAAAAGTAACTGGTTATTATCTGGGGAGCTTGCCTAATGGTGATCTTAAATGGGAAAGCACAGCACAATTCGATGCAGGTTTCGATATCGGTTTGTTTGATGGTAGATTAAACCTTACTGCTGACTATTACGAAAAGAATACCAGCGATTTACTATTGGAAGTAACGCTTCCTTCAAGTTCTGGATTCTCCTCTGCGTTAAAGAATACAGGGAAAGTTAGAAACCGAGGTGTTGAGTTGGCATTGGGCGCAACCATACTAAAAGCGCCATTCACCTGGGATACCCAAATAAACGGGTCGATGAATAAAAACAAGGTGATGGATCTTGGTGATAGTGAGCCTTTTTTTGCTGGTGTTGATAACGTTTCTACATATGTTGACGAAGGGCATGCACTTGGCGAATTTTATGGGTATAAAGTAGATGGTATTTTCAAAAGTCAGGCCGAAGTTGATGCCTCAGTCCAATCCAGTGCTGTACCTGGTGATGTAAGATTTGTTAATGTTAATGAAGATGAGGCAATTGATTCAAATGACCGTACTTGGATTGGCAATCCTTATCCCGATTTTATTTTCGGATGGAACAATACTTTCAGTTATAAAAATTTCAGTTTAACAGCGTTCGTAATGGGTACTGTTGGTAATGATGTATTTAATATTACAGATGCCAGAAGGACAAGTGTCTCCGGACCGGTAGATTTGAATATGTCATACGAGCGGTACAAGAACCGGTGGAGTGAAGATAACCCCAATGGAACCCAACCTCGGGCAGGATGGACTACAGGCCTTACTCCAATTGGCCTGAATATCGAAGATGGATCTTATGTTCGATTAAAAACTCTTCAATTAGGGTATAACATACCGGTTAAGAAAATGTCGGTCCTGAAGAGCGCTTATGTTTATGTAAGTGGACAAAATTTGTTAACCATAACTGGTTATAGTGGTTATAATCCTGACGTAAATAGCGTTAGCTCAAGCAACTTGGTACAAGGTGTAGATATGGGGGCATATCCTTTAGCAAAGACTTATTTGTTTGGCGTTAAAGTGGAATTTTAG